Proteins encoded in a region of the Cryomorphaceae bacterium genome:
- a CDS encoding class A beta-lactamase-related serine hydrolase: MNPSLPTIGLIFASLLFYFSSFSQENPNPSTMLDAIIASEMELERFPGVSAVIVKDGQIVWIQSYGMADIEQNIPVENTTSFLLASISKVITGTAAMQLHENNTINLNNDVNNHLPWDLQIPASPSSPVTFRQLMTHTASIRDNFNVMDNYYDSPDPTISLEECMQRYFAQDGADYNPTANFVNSAPGTVFDYSNIATALNGYLVERVTEQPFDSYCHEHIFVPLCMNNTAWFMADFDSAQVARPYRFAGGNYIPYNHYGFADYPSGQLRSNVVDMAHFMIAYLNGGEFGDEPILSAASINEMWTVQFPGLESSMGLNWYLEELYHSGGSAMLWGHNGGEAGSSTDMYLDPENNIGICVLTNGEGDAIWLCDEIYDYALSLPSGSGYAPDCLTTHIHTYEQPEEAEKVLIKVIDLIGREVPLTPNTPLIKIYSDGTTDRVFIVE; the protein is encoded by the coding sequence ATGAACCCCTCTCTCCCAACCATTGGCCTCATTTTCGCCTCTTTACTGTTTTATTTTTCAAGCTTTTCACAAGAAAACCCCAATCCAAGCACCATGCTCGACGCCATCATTGCCAGTGAAATGGAGCTCGAACGCTTTCCGGGGGTATCGGCAGTCATCGTCAAAGACGGGCAAATTGTATGGATTCAATCGTATGGAATGGCCGATATTGAGCAAAATATTCCCGTTGAAAATACCACATCGTTTTTGCTGGCATCCATCTCAAAAGTTATTACCGGCACGGCTGCCATGCAGTTGCACGAAAACAACACCATCAACCTCAACAACGATGTAAACAACCACCTTCCTTGGGATTTGCAAATACCGGCGTCGCCATCCAGCCCGGTTACTTTTCGCCAGTTGATGACGCACACGGCCTCCATTCGGGATAATTTCAACGTGATGGACAATTACTACGACAGTCCCGACCCGACCATTTCGCTGGAAGAATGTATGCAACGCTACTTTGCACAGGATGGCGCCGACTACAACCCCACAGCAAACTTTGTAAACAGCGCGCCGGGTACTGTTTTTGACTATTCAAACATCGCTACCGCCCTCAATGGATACCTCGTTGAACGGGTTACGGAACAGCCTTTTGACTCGTATTGCCACGAACATATTTTTGTTCCGCTTTGCATGAACAACACTGCGTGGTTTATGGCCGATTTCGACTCTGCGCAGGTGGCACGGCCCTATCGCTTTGCAGGCGGAAACTACATACCCTATAATCATTACGGTTTTGCCGATTACCCCAGCGGTCAGCTCAGGAGCAATGTGGTGGACATGGCCCATTTTATGATTGCTTACCTCAACGGAGGCGAGTTTGGCGATGAGCCCATTTTGAGTGCCGCCTCCATCAACGAAATGTGGACCGTTCAGTTTCCGGGACTTGAATCCAGCATGGGCTTAAACTGGTACCTCGAAGAGCTCTATCACAGCGGTGGTTCGGCGATGCTCTGGGGCCACAACGGCGGTGAGGCAGGCTCATCTACCGACATGTACCTGGACCCCGAAAACAATATCGGGATTTGCGTGCTCACCAACGGCGAAGGAGACGCAATATGGTTGTGCGACGAAATTTACGACTACGCGCTTTCACTTCCTTCCGGCTCAGGATACGCACCCGATTGCCTCACCACACACATTCACACGTACGAGCAACCCGAAGAGGCAGAAAAGGTGCTGATAAAAGTGATAGACCTGATTGGCCGCGAAGTGCCCCTTACACCCAATACCCCGCTGATAAAAATTTACAGCGACGGCACCACCGACCGGGTGTTTATTGTGGAGTAG
- a CDS encoding fumarate reductase/succinate dehydrogenase flavoprotein subunit: MSELNANIPEGPIDKKWTSHKNNVRLVNPANKRLIDVIVVGTGLAGASAAASLAEMGYKVKAFCFQDSPRRAHSIAAQGGINAAKNYQNDGDSTYRLFYDTVKGGDYRSREANVHRLAEVSANIIDQCVAQGVPFAREYGGLLDNRSFGGVQVSRTFYAKGQTGQQLLLGAYSALSRQIGKGQVQMYNRHEMLDVVVVDGKARGIIARNLITGEIERHSAHAVLLCTGGYGNVFFLSTNAMGSNVTAAWKAHKRGAYFANPCYTQIHPTCIPVSGSYQSKLTLMSESLRNDGRIWVPKKKEDAEAIRKGTKSPLDIPDEDRDFYLERRYPSFGNLVPRDVASRAAKERCDAGYGVNATGEAVYLDFSYSIMRYGEEQARVRHLDHNDKKLVRELGEQVVAAKYGNLFQMYEKITDDNPYKVPMKIYPAVHYTMGGIWVDYNLMTTIPGCYALGEANFSDHGANRLGASALMQGLADGYFVIPFTIGDYLADDIRTGKISTDLPEFEAAEKEVKERLEKLLNNKGTKTVDYFHRKLGRIMWDECGMARNAEGLKKAIEEIRALREEFWREVRVPGDANELNPELEKAGRVADFLELGELMCKDALERNESCGGHFREESQTEEGEALRNDEEYAYVSAWEYTGDPKDARLHKEALVYENVKMTQRSYK, encoded by the coding sequence ATGTCCGAACTGAACGCTAACATACCCGAAGGTCCTATTGACAAAAAGTGGACATCACACAAAAACAACGTGCGTCTGGTAAACCCTGCCAACAAGCGTCTGATTGATGTCATAGTGGTAGGCACAGGTCTCGCCGGAGCATCCGCTGCTGCCTCTTTGGCCGAAATGGGCTACAAAGTGAAGGCCTTTTGCTTTCAGGATAGTCCACGAAGGGCGCACTCCATTGCCGCACAGGGAGGAATCAACGCGGCCAAAAACTACCAGAACGACGGTGATAGCACCTATCGTCTGTTCTACGACACTGTAAAAGGAGGCGACTATCGCTCACGCGAAGCCAACGTGCATCGCCTGGCTGAAGTATCTGCCAACATCATTGATCAATGCGTGGCGCAAGGTGTTCCTTTTGCCCGTGAGTACGGCGGGCTGCTCGACAACCGCTCTTTTGGTGGTGTGCAGGTGTCACGAACCTTTTACGCCAAAGGACAAACCGGTCAGCAGCTATTACTCGGAGCCTATTCGGCCTTGTCCAGGCAAATAGGAAAAGGGCAGGTGCAGATGTACAACCGCCACGAGATGCTCGATGTGGTAGTGGTAGATGGCAAAGCGCGGGGTATTATAGCGCGCAACCTGATTACCGGCGAGATTGAGCGTCACTCGGCACACGCTGTACTGCTCTGTACAGGAGGATACGGAAACGTTTTCTTCCTCTCTACCAACGCCATGGGCAGCAACGTAACAGCAGCATGGAAAGCCCACAAACGCGGGGCATATTTTGCCAATCCGTGCTACACCCAGATTCACCCAACCTGCATTCCGGTATCTGGAAGCTATCAGTCAAAACTTACCCTAATGTCGGAATCGCTGCGAAACGACGGCCGCATTTGGGTACCCAAAAAGAAAGAAGACGCCGAAGCCATTCGCAAAGGAACCAAGAGCCCGCTCGACATTCCGGATGAAGACCGCGATTTTTACCTGGAGCGTCGTTATCCGTCGTTTGGAAACCTCGTGCCTCGCGACGTGGCCTCACGGGCTGCCAAAGAGCGATGTGATGCCGGTTACGGTGTGAATGCCACCGGTGAAGCTGTTTACCTGGATTTCTCCTACTCCATCATGCGCTACGGTGAAGAGCAGGCGCGTGTTCGTCATCTTGACCACAACGATAAGAAACTGGTGCGTGAACTTGGAGAGCAGGTTGTTGCTGCCAAGTACGGTAACCTTTTTCAGATGTACGAGAAAATTACCGACGACAACCCCTACAAAGTTCCGATGAAAATCTACCCCGCTGTGCATTACACCATGGGAGGCATCTGGGTGGATTACAATTTGATGACCACTATTCCAGGCTGTTATGCCCTTGGAGAAGCCAACTTCAGCGACCACGGAGCCAACCGCCTCGGAGCTTCAGCCTTGATGCAGGGACTGGCAGATGGATATTTTGTGATTCCCTTCACCATTGGAGATTACCTTGCAGATGATATCCGAACCGGAAAAATTTCTACCGACCTGCCTGAGTTTGAAGCAGCCGAAAAAGAAGTAAAAGAACGCCTTGAGAAGCTCCTGAACAATAAAGGCACCAAGACGGTTGATTATTTCCACCGCAAGCTCGGACGCATTATGTGGGACGAATGCGGCATGGCCCGAAACGCCGAAGGACTCAAAAAAGCCATTGAAGAAATCCGCGCACTCCGCGAAGAGTTCTGGCGCGAAGTGCGAGTGCCGGGCGATGCCAATGAGCTCAACCCCGAACTCGAGAAAGCGGGCCGCGTGGCAGATTTCCTTGAACTGGGCGAGCTGATGTGCAAAGACGCGCTGGAGCGAAACGAGTCTTGTGGAGGTCACTTCCGCGAGGAGTCACAAACCGAAGAAGGTGAAGCCCTGCGAAACGATGAGGAATACGCTTATGTTTCGGCATGGGAGTACACCGGAGACCCAAAAGATGCCCGGCTTCACAAAGAAGCCTTGGTGTACGAGAATGTAAAAATGACCCAAAGAAGCTACAAATAA
- a CDS encoding 5-formyltetrahydrofolate cyclo-ligase — MDITAEKKELRTEMLERRARINPDVKRTYDAWICEELYQHIEKENYRTVHAYIPLPAEINITPLLEKLLAEDVCVVCPRALPARKLENRVLHSLDELEIGKMGTRHPAEADIYEGPVDFVIVPGLAFDRSRYRLGYGGGYYDNFLIAQSKAQKTGIFYPFQEVEKVPREAHDVQLDEVLFKEF, encoded by the coding sequence ATGGATATCACTGCCGAAAAGAAGGAATTGAGAACCGAAATGCTGGAGCGCCGGGCGCGAATCAATCCTGATGTAAAGCGCACATACGACGCATGGATATGCGAGGAATTGTACCAGCACATTGAAAAAGAGAACTATCGAACTGTTCACGCTTACATTCCACTGCCGGCCGAAATCAACATTACACCACTTCTGGAAAAACTGTTGGCAGAGGATGTGTGCGTGGTTTGCCCCCGCGCATTACCGGCCCGTAAACTCGAAAACCGCGTGCTGCATTCGCTTGATGAATTGGAGATCGGCAAAATGGGCACTCGACATCCTGCCGAAGCGGATATCTACGAAGGACCGGTTGATTTTGTGATTGTTCCGGGGCTGGCTTTTGACCGCAGCCGCTACCGCCTGGGATACGGTGGAGGTTATTACGATAATTTTTTAATAGCGCAATCCAAAGCGCAAAAAACAGGTATTTTCTATCCTTTTCAGGAAGTGGAAAAGGTGCCGCGAGAAGCGCACGATGTGCAGTTGGATGAGGTGTTATTCAAGGAATTTTGA
- a CDS encoding pirin family protein has protein sequence MSNIDLIIEERAANIGPFMVGRLLPFRQKRMVGPFIYIDHMGPVELPADENFDVPPHPHIGLSTLTFLMEGHIMHRDTLGTVQEITPGAVNWMTAGRGIVHSERTPDKLREKPVRMHGLQIWVALPKDLEEIEPNFTHVEKADLPSWSKNGLDFRLVAGEALGKKSPVPVYSKLYMIEIRNGAERRALHLENKLYGEAGLYILEGSVFAHGNEYESRQILVSNDGSLCKLELAPHTTLYIFGGEPFPEERHIHWNFVSSRHERIEEAREQWKNQEFGTIDGETDYIPLPELPRGLRSKS, from the coding sequence TTGTCCAACATTGATTTAATCATCGAAGAACGCGCGGCGAACATCGGGCCGTTTATGGTGGGACGTCTGTTGCCCTTCCGGCAAAAACGCATGGTAGGGCCGTTTATTTACATTGACCACATGGGGCCGGTTGAATTGCCCGCTGATGAAAATTTCGACGTGCCGCCCCATCCGCACATCGGACTTTCTACACTTACTTTTCTGATGGAGGGCCACATCATGCACCGCGACACCTTGGGTACCGTGCAGGAAATCACTCCCGGAGCAGTAAACTGGATGACCGCCGGAAGGGGAATCGTCCACTCCGAGCGTACGCCCGATAAGCTTCGGGAGAAACCGGTGCGCATGCACGGATTGCAAATATGGGTGGCGTTGCCGAAAGACCTCGAAGAAATCGAACCCAATTTTACCCATGTAGAGAAAGCCGATCTGCCATCATGGAGCAAAAATGGTTTGGATTTTCGACTGGTGGCCGGAGAAGCCCTGGGTAAGAAATCGCCGGTGCCGGTGTACAGCAAACTCTATATGATTGAAATTAGAAACGGAGCAGAACGACGCGCACTGCACCTCGAAAACAAACTCTATGGCGAAGCAGGCCTCTACATATTGGAGGGCAGTGTTTTTGCACATGGAAATGAGTACGAATCGCGGCAGATTCTCGTGTCGAACGATGGTTCGCTGTGCAAACTGGAGCTGGCACCGCATACTACGCTGTACATTTTCGGTGGAGAACCTTTTCCCGAGGAGCGCCACATTCACTGGAATTTTGTTTCGAGCCGGCACGAGCGCATCGAAGAAGCCCGTGAACAATGGAAAAATCAGGAATTCGGAACCATAGATGGCGAAACCGATTACATTCCATTGCCCGAATTGCCGCGTGGTTTGCGGAGTAAATCGTAA
- a CDS encoding T9SS C-terminal target domain-containing protein, with protein sequence MNTISHTTTQHRLEVSLETSQTLTVLYQPQTERALFDLCDLNGRILVTGEIKQNRTRVDVTDLYPDQYILLILDGDKVCSTKFSIEG encoded by the coding sequence ATGAATACAATTTCACATACCACTACACAACACAGACTCGAGGTATCGTTGGAAACCAGTCAGACGCTCACCGTACTATACCAGCCACAAACCGAACGGGCACTGTTCGATCTCTGTGACCTGAACGGCAGAATCCTGGTAACCGGTGAAATAAAGCAGAATCGAACCAGGGTGGATGTTACCGACCTGTACCCGGATCAGTATATTCTGCTGATTCTGGATGGCGACAAGGTGTGTAGCACCAAGTTTTCTATTGAAGGTTAA
- a CDS encoding succinate dehydrogenase, giving the protein MSNQGILSTSIARKVLMALTGLFLSVFLIVHLAGNLQLIPGMGTKEGFNEYAVFMTTFPLIKISSYGLYATILAHAILGLILTMQNRKARPQKYAYEKPERNSNWASRNMGLLGTVIFVFIVLHMRSFWFEYHWGELPNDANGNRDLYTLTVTAFHQWWYTAIYVAAMVALAFHLLHGFQSAFQSMGWNHPKYTPFVKKVGAFFSVAVCGGFAFIAVINFLVQS; this is encoded by the coding sequence ATGAGCAACCAAGGAATTTTGAGTACTTCCATCGCACGGAAAGTTCTAATGGCCCTTACCGGCCTGTTTTTGTCTGTGTTTCTGATTGTGCATCTGGCCGGTAACCTGCAACTGATACCGGGGATGGGAACCAAAGAGGGCTTTAATGAATACGCCGTCTTCATGACTACCTTTCCCCTGATTAAAATTTCCTCCTACGGCTTGTATGCCACCATTCTTGCGCACGCCATTTTAGGCTTGATTCTCACCATGCAAAACCGCAAGGCTCGTCCGCAGAAATACGCCTATGAAAAACCCGAACGCAACAGCAATTGGGCTTCTCGCAACATGGGTCTGCTCGGAACAGTCATTTTTGTTTTCATCGTGTTGCACATGCGCAGCTTCTGGTTTGAGTACCACTGGGGCGAATTGCCCAACGATGCCAACGGCAACCGCGATTTGTACACGCTTACTGTTACGGCCTTTCACCAATGGTGGTACACGGCCATCTATGTAGCAGCCATGGTTGCATTGGCATTTCACCTGCTGCACGGATTTCAGTCGGCCTTTCAATCCATGGGCTGGAATCACCCCAAGTACACCCCCTTTGTGAAAAAGGTCGGTGCATTTTTCAGTGTAGCAGTGTGTGGAGGTTTTGCCTTTATCGCTGTGATTAATTTCCTCGTCCAGTCCTAA
- a CDS encoding group III truncated hemoglobin, whose protein sequence is MPKTDITSLADIKQLVNTFYDRVREDDLIGPVFEKIVQDRWPEHLEKMYRFWQTVLLGEHTYYGSPFPPHSKLPIEKKHFDRWISLFSETVSELFSGDKADEAFWRAEKMAQMFQFKIDHIKNNPNKTPL, encoded by the coding sequence ATGCCGAAAACCGACATTACATCCCTGGCCGACATCAAGCAATTGGTGAATACATTTTACGACCGCGTGCGCGAGGACGACCTGATCGGACCGGTTTTCGAAAAAATAGTTCAGGATCGCTGGCCCGAACACCTGGAAAAGATGTACCGCTTCTGGCAAACGGTTTTACTGGGCGAACATACCTATTACGGTAGTCCGTTTCCTCCACACAGCAAATTGCCTATTGAAAAGAAGCACTTCGACCGCTGGATAAGCCTGTTCTCCGAAACTGTAAGTGAACTATTTTCCGGTGACAAGGCAGACGAAGCCTTTTGGCGGGCCGAAAAAATGGCGCAGATGTTTCAATTCAAAATCGATCATATTAAGAACAACCCCAATAAAACACCACTATGA
- a CDS encoding M24 family metallopeptidase, translating into MKYSPLDSATYRQHRDCFKKHLKPGAIALFQSNDIMPASADGTMPFRQSSDLLYLCGVDQEETILVMFPDAHNTRHREILFVKETSEDIAIWEGAKLTKEQARELTGITTVHWVSEFYKVLPSLMAEAGCVYLNSNEHTRAKVEVETREARFGKWLREQYPLHTYERSAPIMHRVRSVKSNGEIRQMQTACNITEKAFRRVLGMIKPGVHEFEIQAELAHEFLMNRSRGFAYEPIIASGFNACVLHYVANNQECKAGDVILMDVGAEYGNYASDMTRCVPVSGRFTERQKEVYNAVLRVMRGAMNLLRPGVFLADYHVQVGRMMEEELLKLGLLTAADIQNQNPDWPAYKKYFMHGTSHFIGLDVHDVGLWYEPIQAGNVFTVEPGIYIREENLGIRLENDILITENGFVDLMANIPLEADEIEALMNA; encoded by the coding sequence ATGAAGTATTCTCCATTAGATTCTGCAACCTACAGGCAGCACCGCGATTGTTTCAAAAAACACCTCAAGCCGGGTGCAATTGCCTTGTTTCAATCCAACGATATCATGCCCGCCAGCGCCGACGGTACCATGCCTTTTCGTCAGAGTAGCGACTTGTTGTACCTCTGCGGTGTAGATCAGGAGGAAACGATACTGGTGATGTTTCCGGATGCGCACAACACGCGGCACAGGGAGATTCTTTTTGTGAAGGAAACCAGCGAGGACATTGCCATTTGGGAGGGGGCCAAGCTTACCAAAGAGCAGGCCCGCGAGCTTACCGGAATTACAACCGTGCATTGGGTGAGCGAGTTTTATAAAGTGCTTCCGTCGTTGATGGCGGAGGCTGGATGTGTTTACCTCAACTCCAACGAGCACACCCGCGCCAAAGTGGAAGTAGAAACGCGCGAAGCACGGTTTGGAAAATGGCTTCGCGAGCAGTATCCCCTTCACACCTATGAGCGTTCGGCTCCCATCATGCACCGTGTTCGCTCGGTGAAATCCAATGGTGAAATCCGGCAGATGCAAACCGCCTGTAATATTACTGAGAAAGCTTTCAGGAGGGTGTTGGGGATGATTAAGCCCGGGGTGCACGAATTTGAAATCCAGGCCGAGCTGGCCCATGAATTTTTGATGAATCGCTCGCGCGGTTTTGCCTATGAGCCCATTATTGCGTCGGGCTTTAATGCGTGCGTGCTGCACTACGTGGCCAACAATCAGGAGTGTAAGGCCGGCGACGTGATTTTGATGGATGTAGGAGCGGAGTATGGTAATTATGCCTCGGACATGACCAGGTGCGTGCCTGTAAGCGGCCGTTTCACCGAGCGCCAAAAGGAAGTGTACAACGCGGTGTTAAGGGTGATGCGAGGCGCAATGAACCTGCTTCGTCCGGGCGTTTTTTTGGCGGATTACCACGTGCAGGTAGGTAGGATGATGGAAGAAGAGTTGTTGAAACTCGGGCTGCTGACTGCGGCAGATATTCAAAACCAAAACCCCGACTGGCCCGCGTACAAAAAGTACTTTATGCACGGCACCAGTCATTTTATTGGCTTGGATGTGCATGACGTAGGGCTTTGGTACGAGCCCATTCAGGCGGGAAATGTGTTTACCGTAGAACCGGGCATCTATATCCGCGAAGAGAACCTGGGTATCCGGCTCGAAAATGATATTCTGATTACCGAAAACGGTTTTGTGGATCTCATGGCCAACATCCCCCTGGAGGCCGATGAAATTGAAGCATTGATGAATGCTTAA
- a CDS encoding tryptophan 2,3-dioxygenase, whose protein sequence is MTREKLIQSIEEKYEQLGENPDIYLNGLLQAKPINYWDYVETETLLSLQKPRTDFKDEMIFIMYHQVTELVLKMMVHELEQLVFEDLGDDIWVDKINRLNRYTGLLINSFDVMRSGMNYDDYNTFRHTLAPASGFQSVQFRYIEIYCTPLVNLINENGKERLSPTPDMDEYFEHIYWKDAGLNRKTGKKTLTLRQFEEKYLGNLKSLAQKVSGHTLQEKFAAMASPSPELTDKMREFDRMYNVEWPLVHLQTARHYLDSKGEEKAATGGSEWKKYLHPKFQQRKFFPELWTENEVASWGDES, encoded by the coding sequence ATGACACGCGAAAAACTCATTCAGTCTATCGAAGAAAAGTACGAGCAACTCGGAGAAAACCCGGATATCTACCTCAATGGTCTGCTGCAAGCCAAACCCATCAATTACTGGGATTATGTAGAAACCGAAACGCTGCTCTCGCTCCAAAAACCCCGCACGGATTTTAAAGATGAGATGATCTTTATCATGTACCACCAGGTAACGGAACTGGTGCTGAAGATGATGGTTCATGAGTTGGAACAGCTGGTTTTCGAAGATCTGGGCGATGACATTTGGGTAGATAAAATCAACCGGCTCAACCGATATACCGGGCTACTCATCAACTCATTTGATGTGATGCGGTCGGGCATGAATTACGACGACTACAACACCTTTCGGCACACCTTGGCTCCTGCCAGTGGATTTCAAAGTGTTCAGTTTCGCTACATTGAAATTTACTGCACTCCGCTCGTCAACCTGATCAACGAAAACGGAAAAGAGCGCCTCAGCCCCACCCCGGATATGGACGAGTATTTTGAACACATCTACTGGAAGGACGCCGGACTGAATCGCAAAACCGGTAAGAAAACCCTAACGCTTCGTCAGTTTGAAGAAAAATATCTCGGCAATCTGAAATCGCTTGCGCAAAAAGTGAGCGGCCATACCCTTCAGGAAAAGTTTGCTGCCATGGCCTCACCTTCACCGGAACTTACCGACAAAATGCGAGAATTCGACCGAATGTACAATGTAGAATGGCCACTGGTTCACCTGCAAACGGCTCGCCACTACCTGGATAGCAAAGGTGAAGAAAAGGCAGCCACCGGCGGAAGCGAATGGAAAAAATATTTACACCCCAAATTTCAACAACGAAAATTTTTCCCGGAGCTATGGACTGAAAATGAAGTCGCTTCCTGGGGAGACGAATCTTAA
- a CDS encoding Rrf2 family transcriptional regulator: MFSKACEYGIRATLHIAQQSQNEKRVSLKGIAESIDSPVAFTAKILQQLVHAGVIHSVKGPMGGFEMNAQQLYDARLSHIVSAIDGDQIYRGCGLGLKACDAQKPCPVHDQFKLVRDELQRMLETTSIRELANGLNQGQTFLRQ, encoded by the coding sequence ATGTTTTCAAAAGCATGTGAATACGGAATCCGGGCTACGCTGCACATCGCACAGCAATCGCAGAATGAAAAGCGGGTAAGCCTGAAAGGCATTGCCGAATCCATCGACTCTCCGGTGGCTTTTACGGCGAAGATTCTGCAGCAGTTGGTTCACGCCGGTGTGATTCACTCGGTGAAAGGTCCGATGGGTGGTTTTGAAATGAATGCGCAGCAACTGTACGATGCGCGATTGAGCCACATTGTTTCGGCCATTGACGGCGACCAGATTTACAGAGGTTGCGGATTGGGATTAAAAGCCTGCGATGCGCAGAAGCCTTGCCCTGTGCACGATCAGTTTAAACTGGTGCGCGATGAATTACAACGCATGCTCGAAACCACTTCCATTCGCGAACTGGCCAATGGCTTAAACCAGGGGCAAACCTTTTTGAGACAGTAA
- a CDS encoding alpha/beta hydrolase: protein MAQTPVSGTDCLQFEIPGKKGSIQFIQVGADTSAVLPALIFLQGSQPVPLIIGTDEYKHVVLPFDYQKVAEKFHLFVIAMPNTPVEAVISALDENSCFVIDHDEPNSYDPEYLRNNVLENYVERTHRVIDEIVSLNHINGQVHMAGHSQGAKIAAVVASENPDVKSVALLAFNAFGRYDERIRSDRHALKSSKISGEQYQQRLADHYGRWQHIQQDPDDYASGNNAWVSFSIDYLPFLLKTDIPLWVGYGTEDISAENCDLLPLHFISAGKENLQLKPYAGWDHNFFDNEGTMHWNTVMEDVVEWLKAVE, encoded by the coding sequence ATGGCGCAAACTCCGGTTTCCGGAACGGACTGTCTGCAATTTGAAATTCCCGGAAAAAAAGGATCGATACAGTTCATCCAGGTGGGGGCCGATACCTCAGCGGTTCTGCCAGCGCTTATTTTTCTGCAAGGCTCACAACCGGTTCCGTTGATTATCGGCACCGACGAGTACAAGCATGTGGTGTTACCGTTTGATTACCAGAAAGTAGCAGAGAAATTCCACCTTTTTGTCATTGCCATGCCCAATACTCCGGTAGAGGCTGTGATTAGCGCATTGGATGAAAATTCTTGTTTCGTGATTGATCACGATGAGCCGAACTCTTATGATCCTGAATATCTCCGAAACAATGTGCTTGAAAATTATGTGGAACGTACGCACCGGGTGATTGACGAAATAGTTTCTCTGAATCATATAAATGGTCAGGTGCATATGGCGGGCCATTCGCAGGGAGCAAAAATTGCTGCGGTGGTGGCATCAGAAAACCCGGATGTGAAATCTGTCGCTTTGCTCGCCTTCAATGCCTTTGGACGTTATGACGAAAGAATCCGAAGCGACCGACACGCGTTGAAATCCAGTAAAATTTCCGGAGAACAATACCAGCAGAGATTGGCAGACCACTATGGTCGTTGGCAACACATTCAGCAAGATCCCGATGACTATGCATCGGGAAACAACGCGTGGGTAAGTTTTTCCATTGACTATTTGCCGTTCCTGTTGAAAACGGATATCCCGTTATGGGTAGGATATGGCACCGAAGACATCAGCGCCGAAAACTGTGATTTGCTGCCGTTGCATTTTATTTCAGCAGGTAAGGAGAACCTGCAGCTTAAACCCTATGCGGGTTGGGATCACAACTTTTTTGACAACGAGGGTACGATGCATTGGAATACGGTGATGGAAGATGTGGTGGAGTGGTTGAAAGCTGTTGAGTGA
- the ric gene encoding iron-sulfur cluster repair di-iron protein, which translates to MNITEKHIIGELVARDYRAASVFKAHNIDFCCNGNRTIADACAKHGLNSEQIIGELENAMTQANSGNIDFQSWPPDLLVDYIEKKHHRYVEAKIPEIKAYLNRIAKVHGDNHPELHVVEQHFAESSGALVAHMKKEELILFPFIKKLAAADENDEQLPAPHFGTVENPIAMMHEEHDAEGERFREIARLTNNYEPPEDACNTYRVAFALLQEFENDLHMHIHLENNILFPMTIELEKE; encoded by the coding sequence ATGAATATTACAGAAAAACACATCATCGGCGAACTGGTGGCCAGGGATTACCGCGCTGCCAGCGTATTCAAAGCGCACAATATTGATTTTTGCTGCAACGGCAACCGCACCATAGCAGATGCCTGCGCAAAACACGGACTCAATTCTGAACAAATCATTGGTGAACTGGAAAACGCCATGACACAAGCGAACAGCGGCAACATTGATTTTCAATCGTGGCCACCCGACTTGCTGGTCGATTACATCGAGAAAAAACACCACCGTTACGTGGAGGCCAAAATACCTGAGATCAAAGCCTATCTCAACAGAATCGCCAAAGTGCACGGCGACAACCACCCCGAATTGCACGTGGTTGAGCAGCACTTTGCCGAGTCGTCAGGTGCCTTGGTTGCACACATGAAAAAGGAAGAACTGATCCTGTTTCCGTTTATCAAAAAGCTGGCTGCGGCAGATGAAAACGATGAGCAGTTACCCGCTCCACATTTCGGTACGGTAGAGAACCCCATTGCCATGATGCACGAAGAGCACGATGCCGAGGGCGAGCGCTTCCGCGAAATAGCGCGACTCACGAACAATTACGAACCACCGGAGGATGCGTGCAATACTTACCGCGTAGCATTTGCGCTGCTGCAGGAGTTTGAAAACGATTTGCACATGCACATCCACCTCGAGAACAACATTCTTTTTCCGATGACAATAGAGCTGGAGAAGGAGTGA